In the Maridesulfovibrio ferrireducens genome, one interval contains:
- a CDS encoding GGDEF domain-containing response regulator, whose amino-acid sequence MDEKSKILVVDDERLNLNVLADLLRQDYKVILAKNANQALDRINAEFPPDLILLDVVMPEMDGYALLHKIKEQELSKNIPVIFITALDSKQDEARGLEMGAVDYIHKPFHPSIVKARIKNHLIISRQRKLLEGLANLDGLTEMPNRRSFEIAVEKEWRRCLRSGDVISLAMLDVDCFKQYNDNYGHAAGDEALRNVANVLTREIKRPADLAARFGGEEFVILLPETDAEGAKFKAEKVRAAVEALQVVHGFSSAGQFLTVSIGGVTVSPSMSSKPLDMTVGADSMLYEAKRRGRNMVLWTDLS is encoded by the coding sequence ATGGATGAAAAATCAAAGATTTTAGTTGTGGATGATGAGCGCTTGAACTTGAATGTTCTTGCTGACTTATTGCGGCAGGACTATAAAGTTATACTGGCAAAAAATGCTAATCAGGCTTTAGATCGTATAAATGCGGAGTTTCCTCCCGACCTTATTTTGCTTGATGTGGTTATGCCGGAAATGGACGGCTATGCTTTGCTGCATAAGATTAAAGAGCAGGAATTATCTAAAAATATTCCGGTTATTTTCATAACAGCTCTTGATTCAAAGCAGGACGAAGCCCGCGGGCTGGAAATGGGAGCTGTTGATTACATTCATAAGCCTTTTCATCCGTCTATTGTAAAAGCCAGAATTAAGAATCACCTCATAATTTCCAGACAGAGAAAACTTCTTGAGGGATTAGCAAATCTTGACGGGTTGACGGAGATGCCTAATCGCCGGAGTTTTGAAATTGCGGTGGAAAAAGAATGGCGTAGATGTCTGCGGTCAGGAGATGTAATCTCTCTTGCTATGCTGGATGTGGATTGTTTTAAGCAGTACAACGATAACTATGGGCATGCTGCAGGTGATGAAGCTCTGAGAAACGTCGCCAATGTTCTTACTCGTGAGATAAAGCGTCCGGCTGATCTTGCAGCTCGTTTCGGAGGAGAGGAGTTTGTTATTCTGTTGCCGGAGACTGACGCTGAAGGAGCTAAATTTAAAGCCGAAAAGGTGCGTGCGGCGGTTGAGGCTTTACAGGTTGTTCATGGGTTCTCTTCTGCGGGACAATTTCTGACAGTCAGCATTGGCGGGGTAACGGTATCTCCTTCAATGTCGTCAAAGCCGCTGGATATGACTGTGGGGGCAGATTCAATGTTGTATGAAGCTAAACGCCGCGGTAGAAATATGGTTTTATGGACTGATCTGAGCTGA
- a CDS encoding PAS domain S-box protein yields the protein MFFNSLSKSRIFKMLKHGMYVVVLSLFFLSVSAKTLYCAQVQDNKKSYAVFSGDKVRSTQNPRSGNVQKTSSGNESSQSKFRNKADPALDFSVLGEVVILLLFVILLIFFWNRKLFKLNQILNEEVAQRRRMESVQSSLYRITLAVTEVSGMEEFYSIVQKHINEFMYARNFYIAFYDQEKDVLSFSYFTEEVEPTPPPRSLANGFTDYVIRTGKPLLADKHKRAELIALGELKVLGVPSVVWLGVPLIHEGRTIGVLAVQSYDESEILDEGDLDILLFLSPYVGIAFDRLQLHEQARLKALALKESEERFRTLFEESSDAVVLIDNELIVQCNRAAYKLLHMNSSSELIGLSSKDVGPEFQPDGSPSLEKSRRIARECLLNGANRFEWTLKKADGEVFPVEGLITPIMYKGKNILHVVWRDITERKKAEEALIEREVKYRALFDYANDAIVLMDLNGNFVSANPEALSMFRCHSEDEFKSLSPVNIMPNVQPDGVSSVVSFAAHIQTALELGSLEYEGVGKRTDEGEFYINVRIRPLIVNGKTLLLGTLRDITEKRASRAEIERSVSLLTATIESSADGILAVDGYGQVVAWNSRFADMWDIPEQLLNDGIVTDIFGFILSLVEIQESASDKIWKFPFESEPDNVDEFILKDGRIIERYSNSQRIGSEVVGRVWSFRDVTDRRKSEKALEESYRRLNDIIEFLPDPTMVVDAEGVLVAWNKAMEDVTGVSKENMVGKGNYEYALPFYGVRKPILLNWAIDAEEAIPSDMYEYVQRKGNVLFGEVYAPKVFGGEGAYFWGVACPLRDASGKIYGGIECLRNVTDRRRVARELNRAKLDAEAATRAKSEFLANMSHEIRTPMNSIIGLGHLVLNSILDTTQRECLEKMMSSADSLLSIIDEILDFSKIEAGKLVLENTEFALDNVLDKLCNLVAIKAEQKGLDFVLSVASDVPHRIIGDPLRLGQILTNLTNNAIKFTKEGEVALLISCVGECHNPSDICLKFIVRDSGIGLSKEEIDELFKSFSQADASTTRKFGGTGLGLAISKSLVNLMGGAISVESQPGLGSSFEFDINFINAETQPCLIMPSSTHGMRVLVIDENSTSREFLGAWLKYLSFDVVLESSTDSGIDRLQSDSAGGAKTDLIIMDCNPLHTDGFEKVALIRSLPDLIDIPIVMMIPVGVGEGVRKQASLSGINGFISKPVTRVSLYQSVKAAFKFDTDLKKDSSVLNNMQNISGVKRRKIKALLVEDNKLNQYVATKMLESFGIGVTVAENGRQALDALWSAPYDIVLMDIQMPEMDGLTATRIIRSDEHYKDLPILAMTAHAMPGDLEKSLEAGMNEHITKPISPITLLDVLKKYIKSTAFSYVPISGGEEQDGIAIPEVPGIDIVKGLSNVGGNKKGYLRVLKGFRHYYGNFADDLKMLIDNSEFEKAAIKIHSLKGVSGNVGAQHLYELCRIIEGEIHEFDEDRMASSLNLFVSELLKIIKGLSVLPGSYKSENNEYINDKDKSFELINELYKLLKEGDADSYDVLEELVTFLDPEQFEGQLKKLTQHIDNLDFDECCLVLEKIAAELGITLRKRS from the coding sequence GTGTTTTTTAATTCTTTAAGTAAAAGCCGCATTTTTAAAATGCTGAAACACGGGATGTATGTAGTTGTGCTCTCGTTGTTTTTTTTGTCCGTTTCGGCAAAAACATTATACTGTGCCCAAGTTCAAGATAATAAAAAATCTTATGCAGTTTTTAGTGGCGATAAAGTTCGGTCTACACAAAATCCACGTTCTGGAAATGTTCAGAAAACTTCTTCCGGGAATGAATCCTCTCAAAGTAAGTTTAGGAATAAGGCTGATCCGGCATTGGATTTCAGCGTTTTGGGTGAAGTTGTTATTCTTTTGCTGTTTGTCATTCTGTTGATATTTTTTTGGAATCGTAAGCTTTTTAAGTTGAATCAGATTTTAAATGAAGAAGTTGCGCAACGCAGGAGGATGGAGAGTGTTCAGAGTTCACTGTACCGGATAACTCTTGCTGTTACGGAAGTTTCTGGCATGGAAGAGTTTTATTCTATAGTGCAAAAACATATTAACGAGTTTATGTATGCTCGTAATTTTTATATTGCTTTTTATGACCAAGAAAAGGATGTGCTCAGCTTTTCTTACTTTACTGAAGAGGTTGAGCCTACTCCTCCTCCAAGGTCTCTCGCGAATGGCTTTACGGATTACGTTATAAGAACAGGTAAGCCGTTGCTCGCGGACAAACATAAAAGGGCTGAGCTTATCGCACTCGGTGAGTTGAAAGTACTTGGAGTTCCTTCGGTTGTATGGCTCGGAGTTCCTCTTATTCATGAGGGGCGCACTATAGGTGTTTTAGCTGTGCAAAGTTATGATGAGTCGGAAATTTTAGATGAAGGGGATTTAGATATTCTCTTGTTTCTTTCTCCTTATGTCGGAATTGCGTTTGACCGGCTTCAATTGCATGAGCAGGCCCGCTTGAAGGCTTTGGCTTTAAAAGAAAGTGAAGAGCGGTTCAGGACTCTTTTTGAAGAATCATCGGATGCTGTCGTATTAATAGATAATGAGCTTATCGTTCAGTGTAATCGGGCCGCTTATAAGCTTTTGCACATGAATTCAAGTTCAGAGTTGATAGGTTTAAGTTCGAAAGACGTGGGGCCTGAGTTTCAGCCTGACGGAAGTCCTTCTCTGGAAAAGTCCCGTCGTATTGCAAGAGAGTGTTTGCTTAACGGGGCGAATCGTTTTGAGTGGACTTTAAAAAAAGCCGACGGCGAGGTTTTTCCGGTTGAAGGTTTGATTACCCCGATCATGTATAAAGGTAAAAATATACTTCACGTTGTCTGGCGTGATATTACAGAAAGAAAAAAAGCAGAAGAAGCTTTAATTGAGCGGGAAGTAAAATATAGAGCTCTTTTTGATTATGCGAATGATGCAATTGTTTTAATGGATTTAAACGGCAATTTCGTGAGTGCCAATCCGGAAGCTCTCTCCATGTTCCGGTGTCACTCGGAAGATGAATTTAAATCTCTTTCTCCTGTAAATATTATGCCGAATGTGCAACCGGACGGGGTGTCTTCTGTTGTTTCTTTTGCAGCACATATTCAAACAGCACTTGAGTTGGGAAGTCTGGAGTATGAGGGAGTCGGTAAACGTACAGATGAGGGAGAGTTCTATATTAACGTTCGAATTCGCCCTCTCATTGTTAACGGGAAAACTCTTTTGCTTGGGACACTCCGTGATATTACCGAAAAAAGAGCCAGCCGCGCGGAAATTGAACGCTCGGTTTCACTGCTTACCGCAACAATTGAATCCTCTGCCGATGGTATTTTGGCGGTTGACGGATACGGACAGGTTGTTGCGTGGAACAGTCGATTTGCCGATATGTGGGATATCCCTGAACAACTTTTAAATGATGGAATCGTTACTGATATTTTTGGGTTTATTCTTTCTCTGGTGGAGATTCAGGAGTCAGCAAGCGACAAAATTTGGAAATTTCCATTTGAGTCTGAACCGGATAATGTCGATGAATTTATTCTGAAAGATGGAAGAATTATTGAAAGATATTCAAATTCTCAGCGCATTGGTTCCGAAGTGGTAGGAAGGGTTTGGAGTTTTAGGGATGTGACAGACAGGCGTAAAAGTGAAAAGGCTTTGGAAGAATCATATCGCCGCTTAAATGATATAATTGAATTTTTGCCCGACCCTACGATGGTTGTCGATGCCGAAGGAGTCCTTGTCGCATGGAATAAAGCCATGGAGGATGTTACGGGAGTGTCGAAGGAGAATATGGTAGGTAAAGGCAATTATGAATATGCGTTACCTTTTTATGGAGTTCGTAAACCCATTCTTCTCAACTGGGCCATTGATGCAGAAGAAGCTATCCCTTCGGATATGTATGAATATGTTCAGCGGAAGGGAAATGTGCTGTTTGGAGAGGTTTATGCGCCGAAAGTTTTCGGAGGAGAAGGTGCGTATTTTTGGGGAGTGGCTTGTCCACTTCGTGATGCTTCAGGGAAGATTTATGGTGGGATAGAGTGTTTGCGCAATGTTACTGATCGCCGCCGAGTTGCAAGAGAACTTAATCGGGCCAAGTTGGACGCAGAAGCTGCGACCCGTGCCAAATCTGAATTTTTGGCAAATATGAGCCATGAAATACGGACTCCGATGAACAGCATCATCGGACTTGGGCATCTTGTATTAAATTCTATTCTTGATACTACTCAGCGGGAGTGTCTGGAAAAAATGATGTCTTCGGCTGATTCTTTGCTTTCGATTATTGATGAGATTCTTGACTTTTCAAAAATTGAAGCAGGCAAACTTGTGCTGGAAAATACCGAATTTGCGCTTGATAATGTTCTTGATAAACTTTGCAATTTGGTTGCAATCAAGGCTGAGCAGAAAGGTTTGGATTTTGTTTTATCCGTTGCTTCTGATGTTCCGCATCGCATAATAGGTGACCCTCTTCGCTTGGGCCAAATCCTTACAAATCTTACGAATAATGCAATAAAATTTACAAAGGAAGGAGAGGTCGCACTTCTTATTTCCTGTGTTGGTGAATGTCATAATCCATCCGATATTTGTCTTAAATTTATTGTCCGGGATAGTGGGATAGGGCTAAGTAAGGAAGAAATAGATGAATTATTTAAATCTTTTAGTCAGGCAGACGCCTCAACTACCCGCAAATTCGGAGGGACCGGATTAGGGCTTGCTATATCAAAAAGTCTCGTCAATTTGATGGGTGGGGCTATAAGCGTTGAAAGTCAGCCGGGTTTAGGAAGTTCTTTTGAGTTTGATATAAATTTTATAAATGCTGAAACTCAGCCCTGTCTGATTATGCCTTCCAGCACTCACGGAATGAGAGTTCTCGTAATCGATGAGAACAGTACTTCGAGAGAGTTTCTCGGGGCATGGCTTAAGTATTTATCTTTTGATGTTGTTTTAGAATCTTCTACTGATTCAGGTATTGATCGATTACAATCAGATTCGGCCGGTGGCGCGAAAACAGATTTAATTATTATGGATTGTAATCCTCTTCATACGGATGGTTTTGAAAAAGTTGCTTTGATCCGGTCTCTACCTGATTTAATTGATATTCCAATTGTCATGATGATTCCTGTCGGGGTGGGGGAAGGTGTTCGTAAACAAGCGTCGCTTAGCGGAATAAATGGGTTTATTTCTAAACCTGTGACACGAGTTTCTTTATATCAGTCTGTTAAAGCTGCATTCAAATTTGATACGGACCTAAAAAAAGATTCATCTGTTTTGAATAATATGCAGAACATCTCCGGGGTTAAACGGCGTAAAATCAAGGCTCTTTTGGTTGAAGATAATAAACTCAACCAGTACGTGGCAACAAAGATGCTGGAAAGTTTTGGAATCGGTGTGACTGTTGCTGAAAATGGGCGCCAGGCTTTGGATGCTTTGTGGTCCGCTCCGTATGATATTGTATTAATGGATATTCAGATGCCTGAGATGGATGGGCTTACCGCGACACGGATAATCCGTTCGGATGAGCACTATAAAGATCTGCCTATTTTAGCAATGACAGCTCATGCCATGCCGGGTGATCTCGAAAAAAGTTTAGAAGCCGGTATGAATGAACACATAACTAAGCCGATATCTCCCATAACTCTTTTAGATGTTTTGAAAAAGTATATTAAATCAACTGCTTTTAGCTATGTTCCCATCAGCGGCGGAGAAGAGCAGGATGGTATAGCTATTCCTGAAGTTCCGGGAATTGATATTGTAAAAGGACTAAGTAATGTCGGGGGTAATAAAAAAGGGTATCTTCGAGTTTTGAAGGGATTCAGACATTATTACGGGAACTTTGCTGATGATTTAAAAATGTTGATTGATAATTCTGAATTTGAAAAAGCCGCAATTAAGATTCATTCTCTTAAAGGGGTAAGTGGTAATGTCGGAGCTCAGCATCTTTATGAATTATGCCGGATTATCGAGGGAGAAATTCATGAATTTGATGAAGACAGAATGGCTTCTTCTTTAAATCTATTTGTTTCAGAGCTGTTGAAAATCATTAAGGGACTAAGTGTGTTGCCTGGTTCTTATAAAAGTGAAAACAATGAATATATAAATGATAAAGATAAAAGTTTTGAGCTTATAAATGAATTATATAAACTTCTTAAAGAAGGAGATGCCGATTCTTATGACGTGCTTGAAGAATTGGTGACATTTCTTGATCCTGAACAGTTTGAAGGACAGCTTAAAAAGTTGACGCAGCATATTGATAACTTGGATTTTGATGAGTGCTGCTTGGTTTTGGAAAAAATTGCAGCAGAACTTGGTATCACTCTTAGAAAAAGGTCATGA
- a CDS encoding CBS domain-containing protein translates to MYVGLKMLKNFMPQSPDALAEDAAALMEKHMLWMLLIVENDKLIGYVRTEDVSAAMPSKMTGLDKHEINYLLSKLTLRKIMHTDITTISPETEIEAAAAKMREKNLAGLAVVDGNAKLIGYINRNVILDVLAEEMGFAEGGSRIVFEVSDRPGVLKHVASLIDDLGYSIISTGTFKHNDCRMVVIRINAENPSSVAAALQKNGYDVVGPEDFRDEWE, encoded by the coding sequence ATGTACGTCGGGCTAAAAATGCTGAAAAATTTCATGCCGCAATCTCCGGATGCTCTTGCGGAAGATGCTGCTGCTCTTATGGAAAAACACATGCTGTGGATGTTGCTGATTGTAGAAAACGATAAGCTCATCGGATACGTCCGCACTGAAGATGTAAGTGCGGCAATGCCTTCCAAGATGACCGGACTGGATAAGCATGAAATAAACTATCTGCTATCCAAACTGACCTTGCGCAAGATAATGCACACAGACATCACCACCATCAGCCCTGAAACAGAAATTGAAGCCGCAGCAGCTAAAATGCGCGAAAAGAATCTCGCAGGACTTGCCGTAGTGGACGGCAACGCGAAGCTTATCGGCTATATAAACCGAAACGTTATACTTGATGTGCTCGCGGAAGAAATGGGTTTTGCGGAAGGCGGCTCCAGAATAGTTTTTGAAGTGAGTGACAGGCCCGGAGTGTTAAAACACGTCGCGAGCCTGATTGACGATCTCGGTTACTCAATTATCTCGACCGGAACTTTCAAACATAATGACTGCCGAATGGTTGTTATCCGAATCAACGCTGAAAATCCTTCATCTGTTGCCGCAGCTTTGCAAAAAAACGGCTACGACGTTGTAGGGCCGGAGGATTTCAGGGATGAATGGGAATAA
- a CDS encoding ABC transporter ATP-binding protein yields the protein MNGNNEPLLSVNNITLTFKGVAALSRVSCEVPKGSITSLIGPNGAGKTSMLNCISGRYTPDKGSITMRGKELLGTKACKRTDFGMSRTFQNIALFKGLSVLDNLMVGRHSRIKYGLLASLFYFGKARKEESVHRARVEEIIDFLGLSPYRHQAAGHLPYGVQKKVELGRALAAEPELLLLDEPMAGMNLEETEDMARYILDINEEWGISVFLVEHDMGVVMDISDHVVVLDFGRILASGTPEEVQSNPKVISAYLGDEDGLYQGR from the coding sequence ATGAATGGGAATAACGAACCATTGCTGAGCGTCAACAATATTACGCTTACTTTTAAAGGAGTCGCAGCTCTTTCCCGTGTTTCCTGCGAAGTTCCTAAAGGCAGCATAACGTCTCTCATCGGTCCAAACGGTGCGGGCAAAACCAGTATGCTCAATTGTATTTCAGGCCGCTACACCCCGGACAAAGGTTCCATCACCATGCGCGGAAAGGAACTGCTCGGAACCAAGGCATGCAAGCGCACTGATTTCGGAATGTCCCGCACATTTCAAAATATAGCCTTGTTCAAAGGATTATCTGTACTTGATAACCTGATGGTCGGACGGCACTCCCGCATAAAATACGGATTACTCGCATCTCTTTTCTACTTCGGCAAAGCCCGCAAAGAAGAATCCGTACACCGTGCACGCGTTGAAGAAATTATTGATTTTCTGGGACTCTCCCCCTACCGCCATCAAGCTGCCGGACACTTACCTTACGGAGTACAAAAAAAGGTCGAACTGGGCCGCGCTCTAGCCGCCGAACCTGAACTTCTGCTTTTAGACGAGCCTATGGCAGGCATGAACCTCGAAGAAACAGAAGATATGGCCAGATACATTCTCGACATCAACGAAGAATGGGGAATTTCCGTCTTTTTAGTTGAACACGATATGGGCGTTGTCATGGACATTTCAGACCACGTCGTAGTTCTTGATTTCGGCAGAATTTTAGCCAGCGGAACACCGGAAGAAGTTCAAAGCAATCCCAAAGTCATCAGCGCCTACCTCGGCGACGAAGACGGGCTTTACCAAGGGCGTTAA
- a CDS encoding AMP-binding protein, translating to MTKIYKTTLPALLIKNARERGDRTAMREKHHGIWQPFTYKEYLTITSEFAGGLKKLGIGKGDAIVIIGDNRPEWLWAQLAVQGIGGYSVGLYQDAPADEIGYVFTLSEAKLVVAEDQEQVDKIMSIRDELPQLKHIIYHDPKGLVGYKEEGLMSFDEICDMGRDTASDFEKWSKETSPEDIAIIATTSGSTGRPKLAMMSHINLLSMAYNLGISDPKNESDEFVSFLPLAWMGEQMMAVASALLFGFCVNFPEEPDTIQENIREIGPHLIFSPPRVWENMAAKVRVRIMETTPFKRWIFNTLMPIGIKYAEKNLHGEKPSGALALGYKLAEIGLFRAMRDRLGFSRIRSASTGGAPLGPDTFTFFHALGINLKQIYGQTEIAGISCIHKNGEINFDTVGEPISETQIKISDEGEVLSKSPAVFLGYLKNEEATAETLEDGWLKSGDAGYFKDNGQLIIIDRLSDVMELNDGTRFSPQFIENKIKFSTYVQETVVIGRERDYITAIICLDSDIAGRWAEQEQLTYTTYQDLAANPNLYDLIAEEVSSINETLQEGTSIKRFALLFKELDADDGELTRTRKIRRKVIEQRYEDLINALYNGDSMLNLTTRIRYQNGSERTMSGDIAIRELNNPARKV from the coding sequence ATGACAAAAATTTACAAAACAACCCTTCCGGCCTTACTGATCAAGAATGCCCGCGAACGCGGGGATCGCACTGCCATGCGCGAAAAACATCACGGTATATGGCAGCCTTTTACATATAAAGAGTATCTGACCATCACCTCCGAGTTCGCAGGCGGACTTAAAAAGCTGGGCATAGGAAAAGGCGATGCCATTGTCATCATCGGTGATAACCGTCCTGAATGGCTCTGGGCGCAACTGGCGGTTCAGGGAATCGGCGGTTACTCGGTCGGCCTTTATCAAGACGCTCCGGCTGACGAAATAGGTTACGTGTTCACACTTTCAGAAGCAAAACTGGTAGTAGCTGAAGATCAGGAACAGGTTGATAAAATCATGTCGATCCGTGATGAACTGCCGCAGCTCAAGCACATCATCTACCACGACCCCAAGGGTCTTGTCGGCTACAAAGAAGAAGGACTCATGTCCTTTGATGAAATTTGCGATATGGGCCGCGACACTGCATCTGACTTTGAAAAGTGGTCCAAAGAGACATCGCCAGAAGACATAGCAATTATTGCTACAACTTCAGGTTCAACAGGCCGCCCCAAGCTGGCTATGATGTCGCATATAAATCTTCTCTCCATGGCTTACAATCTCGGAATATCCGACCCGAAAAACGAATCTGATGAATTTGTTTCCTTTCTGCCCCTTGCGTGGATGGGAGAACAGATGATGGCGGTAGCTTCAGCTTTGCTGTTCGGCTTCTGCGTCAACTTCCCGGAAGAACCGGACACCATACAGGAAAACATTCGTGAAATCGGGCCGCATCTCATATTTTCCCCGCCAAGAGTTTGGGAAAACATGGCGGCGAAAGTTCGCGTTCGCATAATGGAAACCACACCGTTTAAAAGATGGATTTTCAACACACTCATGCCTATCGGGATCAAGTACGCTGAAAAAAATCTTCACGGAGAAAAACCAAGTGGCGCATTGGCCCTCGGCTATAAACTTGCAGAAATAGGATTATTCAGAGCCATGCGCGACAGACTCGGATTCTCACGCATCCGTTCCGCATCAACGGGCGGCGCTCCTCTCGGGCCGGACACTTTCACATTCTTTCACGCTCTCGGCATCAACTTGAAACAGATTTACGGACAGACCGAAATTGCCGGAATCTCCTGCATCCATAAAAACGGCGAAATCAATTTTGACACAGTCGGCGAACCTATCTCAGAAACACAGATCAAAATATCTGACGAAGGGGAAGTTCTTTCCAAGAGTCCGGCTGTTTTCCTCGGCTACCTTAAAAATGAAGAAGCAACAGCGGAAACACTTGAAGACGGATGGCTCAAATCCGGTGACGCAGGATACTTTAAGGATAACGGACAGCTCATCATTATCGATCGCTTAAGTGATGTAATGGAACTGAATGACGGAACCCGCTTCTCGCCTCAATTTATTGAAAACAAAATTAAGTTTTCCACCTACGTGCAGGAAACTGTCGTCATCGGACGGGAGCGGGATTATATCACTGCCATTATATGTCTCGACAGTGACATTGCCGGACGCTGGGCAGAACAGGAACAGCTCACCTACACAACATATCAGGATTTAGCCGCCAATCCGAACCTCTACGACCTGATTGCAGAGGAAGTTTCCTCCATCAACGAAACCTTGCAGGAAGGCACATCAATCAAACGCTTTGCCCTGCTGTTCAAGGAACTTGATGCAGATGACGGCGAGCTGACCCGTACCCGTAAAATTCGTAGAAAAGTTATCGAACAGAGATACGAAGATCTTATAAACGCATTGTATAACGGGGATTCCATGCTGAATCTCACCACCCGCATCAGATACCAAAACGGCTCCGAACGCACCATGTCGGGCGACATAGCCATTCGCGAACTAAACAACCCAGCAAGGAAGGTTTGA
- a CDS encoding branched-chain amino acid ABC transporter permease, with the protein MEYYFQLIINGLVVGSIYSLVALGFVIIYKATKVVNFAQGEMVMAGAYICFALTVQYQIPFALAFLMTLAFSVILGLVIERMILRPLIGEPIISVVMVTIGLSSILKSLVQVFWGTQIRVFPPILPQEPFILLGLPIAPVYVAAFVLCLLLFAVFSLFFKYSSIGIAMRATAFDQQAAQSMGIGIKNIFALSWCIAAVVSSIGGIILGNINGINSQLGHLGLKVFPAVILGGLDSLLGAALGGLIIGVLENVCEGVARELFNLGGFKEVASFVVLVIILMVKPYGLFGTKEIERV; encoded by the coding sequence ATGGAATATTATTTCCAACTTATAATCAACGGCCTTGTTGTAGGTTCTATATACAGTCTGGTCGCCCTTGGTTTTGTTATCATCTACAAGGCAACAAAAGTTGTTAACTTTGCGCAGGGTGAAATGGTCATGGCCGGAGCATACATCTGCTTTGCACTGACTGTTCAGTACCAGATTCCTTTCGCACTGGCCTTTCTGATGACGCTGGCTTTCTCCGTAATTTTGGGACTGGTGATAGAGCGGATGATACTTCGCCCCCTCATCGGTGAACCGATCATATCCGTAGTAATGGTCACAATCGGACTTTCATCCATTCTGAAATCTCTGGTTCAGGTCTTCTGGGGCACGCAGATCAGAGTTTTTCCGCCCATTCTTCCACAGGAACCTTTTATACTGCTCGGGCTGCCCATTGCTCCGGTATATGTAGCCGCCTTTGTACTCTGTCTGCTGTTGTTTGCTGTATTCTCTCTGTTCTTCAAATACTCATCCATCGGCATTGCCATGCGGGCAACAGCGTTTGACCAGCAGGCCGCGCAGTCCATGGGAATCGGCATCAAAAATATATTCGCCCTGTCGTGGTGTATCGCAGCGGTTGTTTCGTCCATCGGCGGAATCATTCTCGGCAACATAAACGGCATAAACTCTCAGCTCGGACATCTCGGACTCAAAGTTTTCCCGGCTGTAATTCTCGGAGGACTGGACAGTCTTCTAGGTGCGGCCCTCGGCGGACTGATTATCGGTGTGCTGGAAAATGTCTGCGAAGGGGTCGCCCGTGAACTATTCAATCTAGGCGGGTTTAAAGAGGTTGCTTCTTTTGTCGTGCTGGTAATTATTCTCATGGTCAAACCATACGGCCTGTTCGGAACAAAGGAAATAGAGAGGGTTTAA
- a CDS encoding branched-chain amino acid ABC transporter permease: MLKCGLFFTSYNKEDQFFPSMFQKTCLGLFIAAMLIAPQVLDFYYISVMNLIMIAAIGAVSLNLLTGVCGQMSLGHGAFVGVGAYGCAILASKGLPFVICLLGGGTFAALAGMFFGIPSLRLKGIYLAISTLAAQMILEYVFLHWSALTGGANGMPVDPPSIMGFSFDSDEKMFYLIFAVTTLCVLGVSNIIRSRSGRAFIAIRDFYQSAENVGVNLFHFKLQAFATSSFIAGIAGGLWAYYAMYITPEQFSISLSISYLAMIIVGGMGSVTGAIFGAVFITLLPEVLNTTTSLLSSFAPDISSLMAPLKEGIFGLTLVLFLIFEPEGLVRKWKLIKAYWKLYPFAY; this comes from the coding sequence ATGCTTAAATGCGGACTTTTTTTTACATCATATAATAAAGAAGACCAGTTTTTTCCCTCCATGTTTCAGAAAACATGTCTGGGGCTGTTCATTGCGGCAATGCTCATAGCACCGCAGGTCCTCGACTTTTATTATATTTCAGTAATGAACCTGATCATGATCGCAGCCATTGGAGCTGTCTCCCTTAATCTGCTCACTGGCGTATGCGGACAGATGTCACTGGGACACGGCGCATTTGTCGGCGTCGGTGCTTACGGGTGTGCAATTCTGGCCTCCAAAGGTTTACCCTTTGTTATATGCCTTCTCGGAGGCGGTACTTTTGCCGCACTCGCAGGAATGTTCTTCGGCATTCCCTCGCTAAGACTTAAAGGAATCTACCTTGCTATCTCCACTTTAGCGGCACAGATGATTCTTGAATATGTATTCCTGCACTGGTCCGCCTTAACCGGAGGGGCAAACGGAATGCCCGTCGATCCTCCTTCCATCATGGGATTTTCATTCGATTCAGACGAGAAGATGTTCTACCTCATCTTCGCAGTAACCACTTTGTGTGTGCTTGGAGTCAGCAATATTATCCGTTCGCGTTCGGGAAGAGCTTTTATCGCCATACGCGACTTTTACCAGTCCGCGGAAAATGTCGGTGTAAATCTGTTCCATTTTAAATTGCAGGCTTTCGCAACCAGCTCTTTCATTGCTGGAATTGCAGGCGGATTGTGGGCTTACTACGCGATGTACATCACCCCTGAACAATTCTCTATCTCCCTGTCGATCAGCTATCTCGCCATGATCATTGTCGGTGGAATGGGTTCTGTGACAGGCGCAATTTTCGGCGCGGTGTTTATCACACTACTGCCGGAAGTTCTTAACACCACCACATCCCTGCTATCCTCATTTGCGCCAGACATCAGCTCCTTAATGGCCCCGCTTAAAGAAGGAATATTCGGACTTACTCTCGTACTTTTTTTAATATTCGAACCGGAAGGGTTGGTCCGTAAATGGAAACTCATCAAGGCATATTGGAAACTGTACCCCTTCGCTTATTAA